The Synechocystis sp. PCC 6714 nucleotide sequence CCCACAACAAAAGCAGTAGCCCAGTGGAGGGTGTTGACCATCTGGAAAGGGGTAATAAAGCAATAGAGGAAAATTAACTGGCGCAAATGAATAGCGTAGGCCAGGGGAATGGGAGTCTTCAAAATCCGTTCACAACTGCCCAACACATCAACCATGCTATCTACCAAACGCAACATGGCAGTCAGTTGATAGGCGTTAATATTTTTCTGGTTATATTCCTGTTGTAAATAGTTACTAATCCAAAAGGCAATTTCCAGTGGTGGGTTATTCAAGTCTTCAAGTTGGCGGTAACCGGATTCCGGTAAGAGGGCCCAGATTTCTTGATTTAATGGTTCAGAACGGAGATGTAATTTGGTTGCCACAGCAAAAGCGACCAAAAGGTGCAAAATTTTAATTTTGTCGTTGTGGGCATCGGGGGTAGGTGTCGCCACAGAAACCCAAATACCACGGGATAGGTTACGAATGGTATTTACCAAGGTTCCCCAAGCTTTTCGTCCCTCCCAGAAGCGTTCATAGGCAGTATTTGTCCGAAATACCAACAGTAAACCCAACACAATACTCGGCACAATGCTTTCCTGGAGAGGAATAGAAAATTCATAACCCCGCCAATCGACAATACTTACCCCCAGAGAAAAAGCCATACAGATTAAAACCCTAGAGGCGATCGCCGGAATAACTGACCCCTGCCAGCAAAAGAGAATATCTGTCCAGACCCGATGGGAACGATGCTGAGGGATAGGGGGGTTAAAAATACCAAGGAATTTCATTAATTTTCAATAGGTGGAGAGAG carries:
- a CDS encoding bestrophin family protein codes for the protein MKFLGIFNPPIPQHRSHRVWTDILFCWQGSVIPAIASRVLICMAFSLGVSIVDWRGYEFSIPLQESIVPSIVLGLLLVFRTNTAYERFWEGRKAWGTLVNTIRNLSRGIWVSVATPTPDAHNDKIKILHLLVAFAVATKLHLRSEPLNQEIWALLPESGYRQLEDLNNPPLEIAFWISNYLQQEYNQKNINAYQLTAMLRLVDSMVDVLGSCERILKTPIPLAYAIHLRQLIFLYCFITPFQMVNTLHWATAFVVGIIAFTVFGIEEIGVEIENPFGQDANDLPLDQICQTMQANLDDLIQLPPWHQVSHGNDFIS